A genomic window from Hippocampus zosterae strain Florida chromosome 13, ASM2543408v3, whole genome shotgun sequence includes:
- the akap8l gene encoding A-kinase anchor protein 8-like isoform X2: MEGRNYGSSFSNWGRGGSGNRGSGNFDLFGGNYKNSMSGFGGYGGGNSKRGLSGSSMLQQKITHADEVIAKINQRLDMLTQLEGGMKSRGDRFGQFDSFDSLSSSSRDLFRSGGGSYGCDDGRGDNMLLGQRGGSGFGGAMGQGGGGGFNSLSSSYGVAKMRQNMRESFTSGSGGGGWVGAGRHSPRRGGGAGGRGSGGGFGGYRSEPMPFGGGGRGSGPSPGGGRGKLPSLLSNRMYSEGGGFHQGPSQGPHDFPGRHFGGGPRAGRQRGRKRPLNKVRPPNDVQKKRKQMVTPADEPESKMNRTERADAGASKEKEEKNGDNGEATTAATETTDGTSGAATQDDGTEKAVPQEIQPPPRTPGKSAKMKKKRGFQDRVMFACSVCKFKSFYKDDMERHLESRFHKDHLKFLSGQLSKPTTDFLEEYLLNKFRKMDQIVKQMEHHSAALCQMYRDQDLTKDLGMEHFMKKVEAAHCSACDIFIPMELHMIQKHIKCPDHNYNRKGMMEQSKKSSLSVARSILNHKVIGKKLESYLKGENPFTGNPQGQEASDSMVVDATEGQKESVIAEEGTQAVEAAAQQEPEVEAVKEVKMAAEEEEREEGEKEAFMESAEEEQESLEHQEGEAEGEEEFEVAEDEEDDEEGYVVHDEIDEEEGAEVAIAVEEDEHKE, encoded by the exons ATGGAAGGGAGAAACTACGGCTCAA GTTTTTCCAATTGGGGTCGTGGAGGGTCTGGCAACAGAG GTTCTGGAAACTTTGATCTATTTGGTGGGAATTATAAGAATTCCATGTCGGGGTTCGGGGGTTACGGAGGCGGTAACTCCAAGAGAGGCCTCTCTGGGTCATCCATGCTCCAGCAAAAGATAACGCATGCAGACGAAGTTATTGCCAAAATTAACCAGCGCTTGGACATGCTCACTCAGCTGGAAGGGGGCATGAAGAGCCGAGGCGACAG GTTTGGCCAGTTCGATTCATTCGActcgctctcctcctcctcccgagatCTCTTCAGATCCGGTGGCGGTAGCTATGGCTGTGATGATGGCCGTGGTGACAACATGCTGTTGGGCCAGCGAGGAGGCTCGGGCTTCGGGGGGGCCATGGGGCAAGGAGGGGGAGGCGGCTTCAACAGCCTCTCCTCTTCTTATGGAGTCGCTAAAATGCGACAGAATATGAGGGAGTCCTTCACCAGTGGCTCTGGTGGGGGAGGATGGGTCGGAGCAGGCCGTCATTCCCCCAGAAGGGGTGGAGGCGCTGGAGGTCGAGGATCTGGCGGAGGGTTTGGGGGCTACAGGTCAGAGCCCATGCCATTTGGCGGAGGCGGCCGGGGAAGCGGTCCCTCCCCAGGGGGTGGTCGAGGCAAGCTCCCATCCCTCCTGTCCAACCGCATGTACTCAGAGGGTGGAGGTTTCCACCAGGGTCCCTCCCAAGGGCCCCACGACTTTCCCGGGAGGCATTTTGGAGGGGGCCCGAGGGCTGGCCGCCAGCGAGGCCGCAAGAGACCCCTCAACAAA GTAAGACCACCAAATGATGTCCAGAAGAAGAGAAAGCAGATGGTCACTCCTGCAGATGAGCCAGAGTCGAAAATGAACAGGACTGAAAGAGCAGATGCTGGCGCTTCCAAGG agaaagaagagaaaaatggCGACAACGGCGAGGCAACTACTGCAGCTACG GAGACTACTGATGGAACTTCAG GTGCAGCTACACAGGACGATGGCACCGAGAAGGCAGTGCCTCAGGAAATACAGCCTCCTCCCCGGACCCCGGGCAAATCtgccaaaatgaaaaagaagaggGGCTTTCAGGATAG GGTGATGTTTGCGTGCTCTGTGTGCAAGTTCAAATCATTCTACAAGGATGATATGGAACGACATCTGGAGAGTCGCTTCCACAAAGACCACTTGAAGTTCCTCTCGGGCCAACTCTCCAAGCCAACCACTGACTTCCTTGAG GAGTACTTGCTGAATAAGTTCAGGAAAATGGACCAAATCGTCAAGCAGATGGAACACCACAGCGCTGCCCTCTGCCAGATGTACAGAGATCAGGACCTCACAAAGG ATCTTGGCATGGAGCACTTCATGAAGAAAGTGGAAGCTGCACACTGCAGCGCATGTGACATTTTCATCCCCATGGAGCTTCACATGATTCAGAAACACATCAAATGCCCTGACCATAACTATAATCGCAAG GGAATGATGGAGCAGTCGAAGAAATCCAGCCTGTCGGTTGCACGCAGCATTCTCAACCAcaaagtcattggaaagaagCTGGAGAGCTACCTCAAG GGAGAAAATCCATTTACTGGTAACCCCCAGGGCCAGGAGGCATCCGATTCCATGGTGGTGGATGCAACAGAGGGACAGAAAGAATCTGTCATTGCCGAGGAAGGCACCCAAGCCGTCGAGGCAGCCGCGCAGCAGGAGCCCGAGGTGGAGGCAGTCAAGGAAGTAAAGATGgcggcagaggaggaggagcgagaGGAGGGAGAGAAGGAGGCATTCATGGAGAGCGCCGAGGAGGAACAGGAGAGCCTGGAGCACCAGGAGGGTGAGGCAGAGGGCGAAGAAGAATTTGAAGTggcagaggatgaagaagacgACGAAGAGGGATACGTGGTCCACGATGAaattgatgaagaggagggagCAGAGGTGGCCATTGCCGTTGAAGAAGACGAGCATAAAGAATGA
- the akap8l gene encoding A-kinase anchor protein 8-like isoform X1 gives MEGRNYGSSFSNWGRGGSGNRGSGNFDLFGGNYKNSMSGFGGYGGGNSKRGLSGSSMLQQKITHADEVIAKINQRLDMLTQLEGGMKSRGDRFGQFDSFDSLSSSSRDLFRSGGGSYGCDDGRGDNMLLGQRGGSGFGGAMGQGGGGGFNSLSSSYGVAKMRQNMRESFTSGSGGGGWVGAGRHSPRRGGGAGGRGSGGGFGGYRSEPMPFGGGGRGSGPSPGGGRGKLPSLLSNRMYSEGGGFHQGPSQGPHDFPGRHFGGGPRAGRQRGRKRPLNKQVRPPNDVQKKRKQMVTPADEPESKMNRTERADAGASKEKEEKNGDNGEATTAATETTDGTSGAATQDDGTEKAVPQEIQPPPRTPGKSAKMKKKRGFQDRVMFACSVCKFKSFYKDDMERHLESRFHKDHLKFLSGQLSKPTTDFLEEYLLNKFRKMDQIVKQMEHHSAALCQMYRDQDLTKDLGMEHFMKKVEAAHCSACDIFIPMELHMIQKHIKCPDHNYNRKGMMEQSKKSSLSVARSILNHKVIGKKLESYLKGENPFTGNPQGQEASDSMVVDATEGQKESVIAEEGTQAVEAAAQQEPEVEAVKEVKMAAEEEEREEGEKEAFMESAEEEQESLEHQEGEAEGEEEFEVAEDEEDDEEGYVVHDEIDEEEGAEVAIAVEEDEHKE, from the exons ATGGAAGGGAGAAACTACGGCTCAA GTTTTTCCAATTGGGGTCGTGGAGGGTCTGGCAACAGAG GTTCTGGAAACTTTGATCTATTTGGTGGGAATTATAAGAATTCCATGTCGGGGTTCGGGGGTTACGGAGGCGGTAACTCCAAGAGAGGCCTCTCTGGGTCATCCATGCTCCAGCAAAAGATAACGCATGCAGACGAAGTTATTGCCAAAATTAACCAGCGCTTGGACATGCTCACTCAGCTGGAAGGGGGCATGAAGAGCCGAGGCGACAG GTTTGGCCAGTTCGATTCATTCGActcgctctcctcctcctcccgagatCTCTTCAGATCCGGTGGCGGTAGCTATGGCTGTGATGATGGCCGTGGTGACAACATGCTGTTGGGCCAGCGAGGAGGCTCGGGCTTCGGGGGGGCCATGGGGCAAGGAGGGGGAGGCGGCTTCAACAGCCTCTCCTCTTCTTATGGAGTCGCTAAAATGCGACAGAATATGAGGGAGTCCTTCACCAGTGGCTCTGGTGGGGGAGGATGGGTCGGAGCAGGCCGTCATTCCCCCAGAAGGGGTGGAGGCGCTGGAGGTCGAGGATCTGGCGGAGGGTTTGGGGGCTACAGGTCAGAGCCCATGCCATTTGGCGGAGGCGGCCGGGGAAGCGGTCCCTCCCCAGGGGGTGGTCGAGGCAAGCTCCCATCCCTCCTGTCCAACCGCATGTACTCAGAGGGTGGAGGTTTCCACCAGGGTCCCTCCCAAGGGCCCCACGACTTTCCCGGGAGGCATTTTGGAGGGGGCCCGAGGGCTGGCCGCCAGCGAGGCCGCAAGAGACCCCTCAACAAA CAGGTAAGACCACCAAATGATGTCCAGAAGAAGAGAAAGCAGATGGTCACTCCTGCAGATGAGCCAGAGTCGAAAATGAACAGGACTGAAAGAGCAGATGCTGGCGCTTCCAAGG agaaagaagagaaaaatggCGACAACGGCGAGGCAACTACTGCAGCTACG GAGACTACTGATGGAACTTCAG GTGCAGCTACACAGGACGATGGCACCGAGAAGGCAGTGCCTCAGGAAATACAGCCTCCTCCCCGGACCCCGGGCAAATCtgccaaaatgaaaaagaagaggGGCTTTCAGGATAG GGTGATGTTTGCGTGCTCTGTGTGCAAGTTCAAATCATTCTACAAGGATGATATGGAACGACATCTGGAGAGTCGCTTCCACAAAGACCACTTGAAGTTCCTCTCGGGCCAACTCTCCAAGCCAACCACTGACTTCCTTGAG GAGTACTTGCTGAATAAGTTCAGGAAAATGGACCAAATCGTCAAGCAGATGGAACACCACAGCGCTGCCCTCTGCCAGATGTACAGAGATCAGGACCTCACAAAGG ATCTTGGCATGGAGCACTTCATGAAGAAAGTGGAAGCTGCACACTGCAGCGCATGTGACATTTTCATCCCCATGGAGCTTCACATGATTCAGAAACACATCAAATGCCCTGACCATAACTATAATCGCAAG GGAATGATGGAGCAGTCGAAGAAATCCAGCCTGTCGGTTGCACGCAGCATTCTCAACCAcaaagtcattggaaagaagCTGGAGAGCTACCTCAAG GGAGAAAATCCATTTACTGGTAACCCCCAGGGCCAGGAGGCATCCGATTCCATGGTGGTGGATGCAACAGAGGGACAGAAAGAATCTGTCATTGCCGAGGAAGGCACCCAAGCCGTCGAGGCAGCCGCGCAGCAGGAGCCCGAGGTGGAGGCAGTCAAGGAAGTAAAGATGgcggcagaggaggaggagcgagaGGAGGGAGAGAAGGAGGCATTCATGGAGAGCGCCGAGGAGGAACAGGAGAGCCTGGAGCACCAGGAGGGTGAGGCAGAGGGCGAAGAAGAATTTGAAGTggcagaggatgaagaagacgACGAAGAGGGATACGTGGTCCACGATGAaattgatgaagaggagggagCAGAGGTGGCCATTGCCGTTGAAGAAGACGAGCATAAAGAATGA